The Ananas comosus cultivar F153 linkage group 2, ASM154086v1, whole genome shotgun sequence genome contains a region encoding:
- the LOC109727680 gene encoding ent-cassadiene C11-alpha-hydroxylase 1-like, translated as MAELLHNPAVLAKARAEIQETLGPKEELEESDVARLPFLQAVVKETMRLHPAGPLMLPHKPSETEQEVGFLEVAGFAVPSEARVMVNAWAIGRDPEVWAEAEEFRPERFLGGREVDFRGKDLEFLPFGSGRRACPGMPLAVRVVPLMLGSILHAFDWRLPCGMHPVNVDLSDKFAATLMLAVPLTAVPVPSVPPREQFD; from the coding sequence ATGGCGGAGCTGCTCCACAACCCTGCGGTCCTCGCGAAGGCGCGCGCCGAGATACAGGAGACTTTGGGACCGAAGGAGGAACTCGAGGAATCCGACGTCGCGCGGCTCCCGTTCCTTCAAGCGGTGGTGAAGGAGACGATGCGGCTGCACCCGGCGGGACCGCTGATGCTCCCGCATAAACCGTCCGAGACGGAGCAGGAAGTCGGGTTCCTGGAGGTGGCGGGGTTCGCGGTGCCGAGCGAGGCGCGGGTGATGGTGAATGCGTGGGCGATCGGGCGGGACCCGGAGGTgtgggcggaggcggaggagttCCGGCCGGAGCGGTTCCTGGGGGGGCGGGAGGTGGACTTCCGGGGGAAGGACTTGGAGTTTCTGCCGTTCGGCTCCGGCCGGCGGGCGTGCCCCGGGATGCCGCTCGCCGTGCGGGTGGTGCCGCTCATGCTCGGCTCCATCCTCCACGCATTCGATTGGCGGCTGCCGTGCGGGATGCACCCCGTCAACGTCGACCTCTCTGATAAGTTCGCCGCCACGCTCATGCTCGCCGTCCCCCTAACGGCCGTCCCCGTGCCGTCGGTGCCGCCCAGAGAACAATTTGATTGA
- the LOC109706768 gene encoding cytochrome P450 76M5-like, producing the protein MPNLHGKMEFTISFLWISLTLSFLYLVKRKLNPGAGKNGALPLPLPPGPTPLPIIGNILDVGAQPHRSLARLARIYGPVMSVRLGLTTTVVVSSPAAAREVLQKKDQALSARWVPDTARALGHHETSTIWLPSGDPLRKHLRAVIATNIFSPRSLDTTRAVRERQARELVANLRRRAGQPVRIGVPVFNAVLNIISNLFFSEDVVDLASAEEESNQEFKRLISSAVEEIGRPNISDFFPFLRPLDLQGRRRVTAGYIRRFYNFFGDIFDRRLAEMNSGAEKKGDFLDSLLELHSQSKLQRREIITLFTDFFAAGSDTSSNTVEWAMAELLRNPAVLAKARAELRETLGPKQEFEESDIARLPFLQAVTKETMRLHPAGPLMLPHKPSETEREVGFVEVAGLAVPSEARVMVNAWAIGRDPEAWEEAEEFRPERFLGGREVDFRGKDFEFLPFGYGRRACPGVPLAVRVVPLVLGSILHAFDWRLPRGMRPDDVDLSDRFAAALTLAVPLTAVPVLPVPLGEENNLVD; encoded by the exons ATGCCCAATCTCCACGGAAAAATGGAGTTCACAATTTCCTTTCTTTGGATCTCACTCACCCTCTCATTTCTCTACCTCGTCAAGCGGAAGCTAAACCCGGGAGCCGGAAAAAACGGagccctccccctccccctccccccggGTCCGACGCCGCTCCCGATCATCGGAAACATACTCGACGTGGGTGCGCAGCCGCACCGCTCCCTAGCGCGCCTCGCGCGGATCTACGGGCCGGTCATGTCCGTGAGGCTGGGCCTGACCACCACCGTGGTGGTCTCCTCCCCCGCCGCAGCGCGTGAGGTCCTTCAGAAGAAGGACCAGGCCCTCTCGGCGCGCTGGGTCCCCGACACCGCGCGCGCCCTCGGCCACCACGAGACCTCCACCATCTGGCTCCCCTCGGGCGACCCCCTGCGCAAGCACCTCCGCGCCGTCATCGCCACCAACATCTTCTCCCCCCGCAGCCTCGACACCACGCGCGCCGTGCGCGAGCGCCAGGCCCGCGAGCTCGTTGCAAACCTCCGTCGCCGCGCCGGACAGCCGGTCAG GATTGGCGTCCCCGTATTCAACGCGGTGCTCAACATCATCTCCAACCTTTTCTTCTCGGAGGATGTGGTGGACCTCGCATCGGCCGAAGAAGAATCTAACCAGGAATTCAAGCGTCTCATCTCGAGCGCCGTCGAGGAGATCGGGAGGCCAAACATCTCGGACTTCTTCCCCTTCCTCCGACCGCTCGACCTACAAGGCCGGCGCCGCGTCACCGCCGGCTACATAAGAAGGTTCTACAATTTCTTTGGCGACATATTCGACCGCCGCTTGGCCGAAATGAACTCCGGCGCAGAGAAGAAGGGCGATTTCTTGGACTCCCTCCTGGAGCTGCACTCCCAATCCAAACTGCAAAGGCGAGAGATCATAACTCTCTTCACG GACTTCTTTGCGGCGGGGAGCGACACGAGCTCGAACACGGTTGAGTGGGCGATGGCGGAGCTGCTCCGCAACCCGGCGGTGCTCGCGAAGGCGCGCGCCGAGCTACGGGAGACGCTGGGGCCGAAGCAGGAATTTGAGGAATCCGACATCGCGCGGCTCCCGTTCCTACAAGCGGTGACGAAGGAGACGATGCGGCTGCACCCGGCGGGCCCGCTGATGCTCCCGCACAAACCGTCCGAGACGGAGCGGGAAGTCGGCTTCGTGGAGGTGGCGGGGTTGGCGGTGCCGAGCGAGGCGCGGGTGATGGTGAACGCGTGGGCGATCGGGCGGGACCCGGAGGCgtgggaggaggcggaggagttCCGGCCGGAGCGGTTCCTGGGGGGGCGGGAGGTGGACTTCCGGGGGAAGGACTTCGAGTTCCTGCCGTTCGGCTACGGCCGGCGGGCGTGCCCCGGGGTGCCGCTCGCCGTGCGGGTGGTGCCGCTCGTGCTCGGCTCCATCCTGCACGCGTTCGATTGGCGGCTGCCGCGCGGGATGCGGCCCGACGACGTCGACCTCTCTGATAGGTTCGCCGCCGCTCTCACGCTTGCCGTTCCCCTGACGGCCGTGCCCGTGCTGCCGGTGCCGCTCGGAGAAGAGAACAATTTAGTTGATTAG